One stretch of Sporocytophaga myxococcoides DSM 11118 DNA includes these proteins:
- a CDS encoding SulP family inorganic anion transporter — MSLLHNLSKQISANLKYDIPSGLVVFVVALPLCLGIALASGAPLFAGIIAGIVGGLVVALLSGSQLSVSGPAAGLTVIVLNAITEAGYSAFLLGVVIAGAVQIILGFIKAGSISLLFPSSVIKGMLAAIGIILILKQIPHAIGYDVDYEGDFSFDQFDKENTFSELLRAFQSLNKGAIIISVLSLLVMIYWNKITKGFLKSIPAPLLVVVLGSLLNIIFAEKIPMLALDKEHLVLIPEIKGLSSLKGLIIFPAFNEITNFKVWKIGLTLAVVASLETLLSIEAVDKLDPLKRHTPTNRELKAQGVGNILSGIIGGLPMTAVIVRGTANISAGARSKFSSFYHGLLLLLCVIFLHKILNKIPLAALSAILLVIGYKLTNIGLYKTIFKNGVEQFVPFILTILAIVLTDLLKGIVVGIIVSIVFILRRNLKLAYSCSMKESEDAKVMRLDLAEEVSFLNKASIMTMLREIPDYSKVIIDGSKAKYIDYDVIEILNDFKISAKTRGVDLQMENIKESYDIGYKNGK, encoded by the coding sequence ATGAGTTTATTACATAATCTTTCAAAACAAATATCTGCCAATTTAAAATATGATATTCCATCAGGTTTGGTGGTTTTTGTGGTTGCTTTGCCACTTTGCCTTGGTATTGCTCTGGCTTCAGGAGCCCCGCTTTTTGCAGGTATTATTGCCGGTATAGTGGGAGGGCTGGTGGTTGCATTGCTGAGTGGTTCTCAGCTCAGTGTAAGTGGACCCGCAGCAGGACTTACCGTTATAGTTCTTAATGCTATTACAGAGGCAGGATACAGCGCTTTCCTGCTAGGAGTAGTGATCGCAGGAGCGGTACAGATTATATTAGGTTTTATAAAAGCGGGGTCGATCAGTTTATTATTCCCATCATCAGTGATCAAAGGAATGTTGGCCGCTATTGGTATAATTCTGATCCTTAAACAAATTCCTCATGCAATTGGCTATGATGTAGACTATGAGGGAGATTTTTCATTTGATCAGTTTGATAAAGAAAATACTTTTTCTGAGCTTTTAAGGGCTTTTCAGTCATTGAATAAAGGGGCCATCATAATATCTGTTCTTTCTCTTCTTGTTATGATCTACTGGAATAAGATCACGAAAGGTTTTTTAAAATCAATACCAGCCCCTTTACTAGTGGTAGTATTAGGCTCTTTATTAAATATCATTTTTGCTGAGAAGATACCTATGCTTGCATTAGACAAAGAACATCTTGTATTAATTCCTGAGATCAAAGGATTGAGTTCTCTTAAAGGGCTTATAATATTTCCGGCATTTAATGAGATTACAAATTTTAAAGTATGGAAAATAGGGCTAACACTTGCTGTGGTAGCAAGTCTGGAAACGCTGCTTAGTATTGAGGCTGTAGATAAGCTGGATCCTTTGAAAAGACATACACCAACAAATAGGGAGCTTAAAGCACAAGGTGTTGGTAATATCTTGTCTGGTATCATAGGAGGCTTACCAATGACGGCTGTAATTGTCAGAGGAACTGCTAATATCTCAGCAGGAGCGAGATCAAAATTTTCCTCTTTTTACCATGGTTTATTACTCTTGTTGTGTGTTATATTTTTACATAAAATCTTAAATAAGATCCCTCTGGCAGCATTATCTGCAATTCTTCTTGTAATCGGGTATAAGCTTACTAATATAGGACTGTATAAAACTATTTTTAAAAATGGAGTAGAACAGTTTGTACCGTTTATATTGACTATCCTTGCCATAGTGCTTACAGATCTTCTGAAAGGAATAGTTGTTGGTATTATTGTCTCAATTGTATTTATTCTTAGAAGAAATTTGAAACTCGCCTATTCCTGTTCTATGAAGGAGAGTGAAGATGCAAAGGTTATGAGGCTAGATCTCGCAGAAGAAGTTTCTTTCCTGAATAAAGCGAGTATTATGACTATGCTTCGGGAAATTCCCGATTATTCAAAAGTCATCATTGACGGATCAAAGGCAAAGTATATTGATTATGACGTGATTGAAATATTGAATGACTTTAAGATATCTGCCAAAACCAGAGGGGTGGACCTGCAGATGGAAAACATTAAAGAGAGTTATGATATAGGATATAAAAATGGGAAATAG
- a CDS encoding 3-dehydroquinate synthase, which produces MKSLQQSFVVPFTYRVFFTEDIFDERNHILKGLINKSSEEKVLVVVDETVISKSPDLLTKTTRYFNNNLTGQLTEIMILPGGESVKNEMGRVNEILEAIERGKLSRHSYIIVVGGGALLDLAGYAASIAHRGIRLIRIPTTVLAQNDSGVGVKNSVNYFNKKNFLGCFAPPFAVINDRKFLMTLSQRDWIAGIAEAIKVSLIKDEEFFHFIMNNASSLVARDQDIMQDLIYRCAELHMQHIGGEDPFERGSSRPLDFGHWAAHKLEQMDNYKIRHGEAVAVGIVLDVTISYLRNYISLQSWHQILDCINRCGFRDIVNEYLSFLISNYSELEIGLHEFREHLGGKLTIMLLSAIGKGVEVGAIESGEIIKSLQQANSYYQKNEMSPL; this is translated from the coding sequence ATGAAAAGTTTGCAGCAATCATTCGTCGTCCCTTTTACCTATAGGGTATTTTTTACGGAAGATATATTTGATGAAAGAAATCATATTCTGAAAGGATTAATTAACAAGTCTTCAGAAGAAAAAGTGTTGGTGGTTGTTGATGAAACTGTCATTAGCAAAAGCCCTGATTTGTTAACTAAGACCACTAGATATTTTAATAATAACCTGACGGGACAACTTACGGAAATTATGATTCTTCCTGGGGGAGAATCAGTGAAAAATGAAATGGGAAGAGTTAATGAAATTCTTGAAGCAATTGAGAGAGGGAAGTTGTCTAGGCATTCTTATATTATTGTTGTTGGCGGTGGTGCCTTACTGGATCTTGCTGGATATGCAGCTTCAATTGCACACAGAGGTATTCGCCTGATAAGAATTCCTACTACGGTGCTTGCTCAGAACGATTCAGGAGTAGGAGTAAAGAACAGCGTGAATTATTTTAATAAGAAAAACTTTCTGGGATGTTTTGCTCCACCTTTTGCTGTGATCAATGATAGAAAGTTTCTCATGACATTGAGCCAAAGGGATTGGATTGCAGGCATTGCAGAAGCAATTAAAGTTTCATTGATAAAGGACGAAGAGTTTTTCCATTTTATAATGAATAATGCATCTTCTCTTGTTGCCAGAGACCAGGATATTATGCAGGATTTGATCTATCGGTGTGCAGAGCTTCATATGCAACACATAGGCGGAGAAGATCCCTTTGAGCGTGGGTCTTCCCGTCCTCTTGACTTTGGACATTGGGCAGCACATAAACTGGAGCAGATGGACAATTATAAAATAAGACATGGTGAAGCTGTAGCAGTAGGAATAGTCCTTGATGTTACGATTTCATATCTAAGAAATTACATCTCACTGCAAAGCTGGCATCAAATACTGGATTGTATAAACCGATGTGGATTCAGAGACATTGTGAATGAGTACTTATCTTTTCTAATCAGCAATTATTCTGAATTGGAAATAGGATTACATGAATTCAGAGAACATCTCGGAGGAAAACTTACAATCATGCTTCTAAGTGCTATTGGAAAAGGAGTAGAGGTGGGAGCAATTGAGAGTGGTGAAATTATAAAGAGTTTACAACAAGCAAATTCATATTACCAAAAAAATGAAATGAGCCCGTTATGA
- the eboC gene encoding UbiA-like protein EboC (EboC, a homolog the polyprenyltransferase UbiA, belongs to system of proteins involved in the trafficking of precursor metabolites to an extracytoplasmic compartment so that the biosynthesis of certain natural products, such as scytonemin, can be completed.) encodes MGKLQAYLTIARPANVLSSTADVINGALIATSALAWSGDSSLLLKGLMLVLSTACLYAGGIVFNDVFDYDIDRIERPERMIPSGKLTIIEAKRFGICLFSFGIFFALMVSFSSAALALCIVISAFTYDAKAKHSVVYGPLMMGICRGLNMLLGISIVSNSIIQHVYLALVPLFYIIGITLISKCETGRIKKNILDAGFFFYLLACSGLITILLVKEFSLLSILPFLLGFLLLTSIPIIKMQMKVNYGVIRQAVKNGIIGIILLDATLTAAYAGPEFALSILVLLPMSIALSRYFAVT; translated from the coding sequence ATGGGAAAGTTACAGGCATATTTGACAATTGCGAGACCCGCTAATGTATTGTCTTCTACTGCAGACGTTATAAACGGTGCATTGATTGCTACATCTGCATTAGCTTGGTCTGGAGATAGTTCTCTCTTGTTAAAGGGGCTAATGCTTGTATTGTCTACAGCATGTCTTTATGCCGGAGGAATTGTATTTAATGATGTTTTCGATTATGATATAGACAGAATAGAACGTCCTGAAAGAATGATTCCAAGCGGAAAACTCACAATTATTGAAGCAAAACGGTTTGGCATTTGTCTTTTTTCTTTTGGGATTTTCTTTGCATTAATGGTCTCATTCTCCAGTGCTGCTCTGGCTCTTTGTATAGTGATTTCAGCCTTTACTTACGATGCGAAAGCTAAGCATTCTGTTGTTTATGGTCCTTTGATGATGGGAATATGCCGAGGTTTGAATATGTTACTGGGGATTTCAATTGTGAGCAACAGTATTATTCAGCATGTTTATCTTGCTTTAGTGCCCTTGTTTTATATCATTGGTATTACACTTATCAGTAAATGTGAAACAGGACGAATTAAAAAAAATATTCTGGATGCTGGCTTCTTCTTTTATCTCCTGGCATGTTCAGGTCTTATTACTATATTGCTGGTTAAAGAATTTTCGTTACTAAGTATACTCCCGTTCTTACTAGGCTTTCTGCTGCTTACTTCTATACCAATTATAAAAATGCAGATGAAAGTCAACTATGGTGTAATAAGACAGGCAGTTAAAAATGGTATAATAGGAATAATCCTTTTGGATGCTACTCTGACTGCAGCATATGCCGGTCCTGAGTTTGCTCTTTCTATATTGGTCCTGCTGCCAATGTCTATTGCGCTCTCCAGATACTTTGCTGTAACCTGA
- a CDS encoding TatD family hydrolase produces the protein MKRFIDPHVHMVSRTTDDYQRMAEAGIVAVIEPSFWVGQPRTEAGSFKDYFSGLIGWERFRASQFGIMHYCTIGLNSKESNNQQLAESVMNILPLFLCKEKVVGVGEIGYDEQTPLEEKYFRQQLILSKETLLPVQIHTPHRNKKRGTLRSMEVCLEHKLDPSWVVIDHNNEETVKDVLDQGFWAAFTIYPNTKMGNERMVEIVKKYGSERIIINSAADWGISDPLAVPKTALLMEAKGIPSRDIDKVCYSNALQVFGLSGKIKESDWLNAEENIDNTFNGNSVLRGDQKLKKVDKKSLPKNDSSNIIV, from the coding sequence ATGAAAAGATTTATTGATCCTCATGTACACATGGTTTCCAGAACTACTGATGATTATCAGAGAATGGCTGAAGCAGGTATAGTAGCTGTAATAGAACCTTCTTTCTGGGTAGGACAGCCACGCACTGAAGCTGGTTCTTTTAAAGATTATTTCAGCGGACTTATTGGTTGGGAAAGATTTCGTGCAAGCCAGTTTGGGATCATGCACTATTGCACAATAGGTCTTAATTCCAAAGAATCCAATAATCAGCAATTGGCCGAATCTGTTATGAATATTCTACCTTTATTTCTATGTAAAGAAAAGGTTGTAGGTGTAGGCGAAATCGGATATGATGAACAAACTCCATTGGAAGAAAAGTATTTCAGACAACAGTTGATTTTATCTAAAGAGACTTTATTACCTGTACAGATTCACACCCCGCATAGAAATAAAAAGCGAGGCACACTAAGAAGTATGGAGGTTTGCCTTGAACATAAATTAGATCCTTCATGGGTTGTGATTGATCATAATAATGAAGAGACAGTTAAGGATGTATTGGATCAAGGATTCTGGGCCGCTTTTACCATTTATCCGAATACCAAAATGGGTAATGAAAGAATGGTGGAAATTGTAAAAAAGTATGGTAGTGAAAGAATTATTATAAACAGCGCGGCCGATTGGGGCATCAGCGATCCATTAGCTGTCCCTAAAACTGCCTTATTGATGGAAGCAAAAGGAATCCCTTCAAGAGATATTGATAAAGTATGTTATAGCAATGCACTGCAGGTATTTGGTCTGAGCGGAAAAATAAAGGAATCGGACTGGTTGAATGCGGAAGAAAATATTGACAATACTTTCAATGGTAATTCTGTATTAAGGGGAGATCAGAAATTGAAAAAAGTTGATAAAAAGTCATTACCAAAAAATGATAGTTCAAATATAATTGTCTGA
- a CDS encoding alkaline phosphatase family protein, which produces MDKVVVINLVALSSKLLGDSTPFLKEWSSRKKTVPVRPAFPAVTCTAQSNYLTGKTPAEHGIVGNGWYSHGDCEIKFWKQSNKLVKSEKIWEAAKKIDPNFTFANMFWWYNMYSSADISVTPRPQYHADGKKLADVYSNPSSLRDYLQKKLGTFPLFNFWGPNTSIKSSNWIAEASMLVDGMFNPTLTLIYLPHLDYCLQQYGPDDSRSKANLREIDELCKRLITFYERRGAKVNIVSEYSISNVSNPIHINRILREKGYLKLREESGLELLDAGGSRAFAVADHQIAHVYINDKSIKEDVKKLLASSKGIDVVLSGLDKELLNIDHERAGDLIAVADKNSWFSYYYWLDDLKAPDFARTVEIHKKPGYDPVELFFNPEIKFIKARAAIKLLKKKMGFRTLMDFIPLDATLVKGSHGRVPDYREEWPLLITGEHYKCPDFIESTGVYRVLLDQVFSEVPYL; this is translated from the coding sequence ATGGATAAAGTAGTTGTGATTAACCTAGTGGCTTTGTCCTCAAAGCTGCTTGGAGATTCTACTCCTTTTCTGAAGGAGTGGTCTTCCAGAAAAAAAACAGTGCCGGTAAGACCAGCATTTCCAGCGGTTACATGTACCGCTCAAAGTAATTATTTAACAGGCAAAACTCCTGCAGAGCATGGTATTGTGGGAAACGGGTGGTATAGTCATGGTGATTGCGAAATTAAGTTCTGGAAGCAGTCCAACAAACTTGTTAAGTCAGAAAAAATCTGGGAAGCAGCCAAAAAGATTGATCCTAATTTTACATTTGCCAATATGTTCTGGTGGTATAATATGTATTCATCTGCTGATATCTCCGTTACCCCAAGACCTCAGTATCATGCTGACGGAAAAAAGTTGGCTGATGTTTATTCCAATCCCTCAAGCCTGAGAGATTATCTGCAAAAGAAGCTGGGTACATTCCCTCTGTTTAATTTCTGGGGGCCTAATACTTCTATAAAGTCGAGTAATTGGATAGCAGAAGCTTCCATGCTGGTAGATGGAATGTTTAATCCTACTCTTACATTGATATACCTGCCTCATCTTGACTATTGTCTGCAGCAATATGGGCCTGATGATTCCAGGAGCAAAGCAAACCTTAGAGAAATAGATGAATTGTGTAAGAGACTGATTACTTTCTATGAACGAAGAGGAGCTAAAGTGAATATCGTTTCTGAATATTCAATTTCAAATGTTTCCAATCCTATACATATTAACAGAATTTTAAGAGAAAAAGGATATTTGAAACTAAGGGAAGAAAGTGGTCTGGAACTTCTGGATGCAGGTGGTTCCAGGGCTTTTGCAGTAGCAGATCATCAAATAGCGCATGTATATATTAACGATAAGTCTATTAAAGAAGATGTTAAAAAACTTCTGGCTTCATCCAAAGGTATTGATGTAGTTTTAAGTGGCCTGGATAAAGAGCTTTTAAATATTGATCATGAAAGAGCGGGAGATTTAATCGCAGTTGCGGATAAGAACTCATGGTTTTCATACTACTATTGGTTGGATGATCTTAAAGCGCCAGACTTTGCAAGAACCGTAGAAATACATAAAAAGCCGGGTTATGATCCCGTGGAATTATTTTTTAACCCTGAAATAAAATTTATTAAAGCAAGGGCAGCGATTAAATTGCTAAAGAAAAAAATGGGCTTCAGAACACTTATGGATTTTATTCCACTGGATGCAACTTTAGTTAAAGGATCTCATGGAAGGGTTCCTGATTATAGGGAGGAATGGCCATTGCTGATAACCGGAGAACATTATAAATGTCCGGACTTTATTGAAAGCACAGGAGTGTACAGGGTGTTATTAGATCAGGTCTTTTCTGAAGTCCCATATTTATAA
- the eboE gene encoding metabolite traffic protein EboE, which translates to MTFKKGFHLTYCTNIHPGETWEETFGNLKEYLPSIKEKVNPGRPFGIGLRLSDIAARELLANDNLFRFRQWLEVNGFYVFTINGFPYGGFHRTIVKDKVHLPDWNSRERIEYTVRLIKILNFLLPQGIEGGISTSPVSYRHWFKTNEQMDHIFRKASFHFALITEYLIQVKNESGKVIHLDIEPEPDGIIEDTRGMINFYNNWLVPGAIKYFSEIKNMSAQEAEAAVREHIKVCFDVCHSSVLFENPAEMLALYKKEKIGIGKIQISAALKFKPAGLDHKDLSTKLKSISDKIYLHQVAGRYDKEIKRYNDLPDMIHDNNYGSCEEWRIHYHVPLFVSNYGILESTQDDILNVFQLLQHQSITSVLEIETYTWSVLPDEVKIDLTESIVNEFKWVLENMKVQYQNLWIK; encoded by the coding sequence ATGACTTTTAAGAAAGGCTTTCATCTTACGTATTGCACGAATATCCATCCTGGAGAAACCTGGGAAGAAACTTTTGGAAACCTGAAAGAATATCTTCCTTCTATCAAAGAGAAGGTTAATCCGGGACGGCCATTTGGTATAGGTTTGCGCCTGTCTGACATAGCGGCAAGAGAATTATTAGCAAATGATAACCTCTTCAGATTCCGTCAGTGGCTGGAAGTTAATGGCTTCTACGTATTTACAATCAATGGATTCCCCTATGGAGGTTTTCATAGAACCATTGTGAAAGATAAAGTACATTTACCTGATTGGAATTCCCGTGAGCGTATTGAGTATACTGTTCGTTTGATTAAAATTCTGAATTTTCTTCTTCCTCAAGGGATAGAAGGAGGGATCTCAACTTCACCGGTTTCTTACAGACATTGGTTTAAAACCAATGAACAGATGGATCACATATTCAGGAAGGCAAGCTTTCATTTTGCTCTGATAACGGAATACTTAATTCAGGTGAAAAATGAAAGCGGAAAAGTAATTCATCTGGATATTGAACCTGAGCCCGATGGAATTATAGAAGATACCAGAGGAATGATCAATTTTTACAACAACTGGCTCGTTCCCGGAGCGATAAAGTATTTCTCTGAAATAAAAAATATGAGTGCGCAGGAGGCAGAAGCAGCAGTTAGAGAACATATCAAGGTTTGTTTTGATGTATGTCACTCTTCTGTATTGTTTGAAAATCCTGCAGAAATGCTTGCTCTATATAAGAAAGAAAAGATAGGGATCGGCAAGATACAGATAAGCGCAGCATTAAAATTCAAGCCTGCAGGATTAGATCATAAAGACCTTTCCACTAAACTCAAATCTATAAGTGATAAGATTTACCTTCATCAAGTTGCCGGAAGATATGATAAGGAAATTAAGAGATATAATGATTTGCCTGATATGATCCATGACAATAATTATGGATCATGCGAAGAATGGAGAATTCATTATCATGTGCCTCTTTTTGTATCCAATTATGGAATATTGGAATCCACTCAGGATGACATATTAAATGTATTTCAATTGCTGCAACATCAGTCAATCACTAGTGTTTTGGAGATAGAAACATATACCTGGAGTGTATTACCTGATGAAGTTAAAATAGATTTAACCGAATCAATTGTGAATGAATTCAAGTGGGTGCTTGAAAATATGAAAGTTCAATATCAGAATTTATGGATAAAGTAG
- a CDS encoding MBL fold metallo-hydrolase — MIISFLGTGTSQGIPVIGCDCEVCTSLDFRDKRLRTSIHIQTEDQSIVVDTGPDFRTQALRQRIKKLDAVLITHAHKDHTAGLDDIRAYNYSQKKDMPVYGRLATLEQLKKEFSYAFTEFKYPGVPEITLVEIENKPFSIGKTEITPIEVMHYKMPVFGFRIKDFTYITDANYISDHELEKIQGTKVLILNALQKQEHISHFNLEQALHIVDKIKPQKAYFTHMAHKMGLHRSVEIELPANVHLAYDGQVIDMSSI, encoded by the coding sequence TTGATCATTTCATTTCTGGGTACCGGTACATCTCAGGGCATACCTGTAATCGGCTGCGATTGCGAGGTATGCACTTCTCTTGACTTCAGAGACAAAAGGCTCAGAACTTCCATTCATATTCAAACGGAGGATCAAAGCATTGTAGTGGATACCGGCCCGGATTTCAGAACCCAGGCTTTAAGACAAAGAATTAAGAAGCTGGATGCCGTTTTAATTACTCACGCACATAAAGATCATACGGCAGGCCTCGATGATATCAGAGCTTACAATTATTCTCAGAAAAAAGATATGCCGGTGTATGGCAGGCTTGCCACTCTGGAGCAGTTGAAAAAAGAATTCTCTTACGCTTTCACTGAATTTAAATACCCGGGAGTTCCTGAAATAACGCTTGTTGAAATTGAAAATAAACCATTTAGTATAGGGAAAACCGAAATTACCCCAATTGAGGTAATGCATTACAAAATGCCGGTCTTTGGTTTCCGAATAAAGGATTTTACCTATATCACTGATGCTAATTATATTTCAGATCATGAACTTGAAAAAATACAGGGTACAAAAGTTTTAATACTGAATGCCCTGCAAAAACAAGAGCATATCTCACATTTCAATCTTGAACAGGCTCTGCATATCGTAGATAAAATAAAACCTCAAAAAGCATACTTTACACATATGGCCCATAAAATGGGTTTACATCGAAGTGTGGAAATTGAACTTCCTGCCAACGTTCATTTGGCTTATGATGGACAAGTTATAGATATGAGCAGCATTTAG
- a CDS encoding response regulator translates to MSTYKKVLIAEDSSVIQNLTKKILEFQNYKISSVKNGKDVLKAVESENYDIILMDINMPLMDGMTCAKEIRKNPDSVKSKVPIVAITGNAKNYSDKDFVDAGINEYLQKPLDFDKLVETVKKWTL, encoded by the coding sequence ATGAGCACTTACAAGAAAGTTCTTATTGCCGAGGATAGTTCAGTAATTCAAAACCTGACCAAAAAGATCCTGGAATTTCAGAATTACAAAATTTCAAGCGTAAAAAACGGGAAGGACGTATTAAAAGCTGTTGAATCAGAGAATTACGACATAATTTTAATGGATATAAACATGCCACTTATGGATGGTATGACTTGCGCTAAAGAAATCAGAAAAAACCCTGATTCTGTAAAATCGAAAGTACCCATTGTGGCAATAACAGGAAATGCTAAAAACTATAGCGATAAAGATTTTGTTGATGCCGGAATAAATGAGTATCTTCAGAAACCTCTCGATTTCGACAAACTGGTTGAAACCGTGAAAAAATGGACTTTATAA